A section of the Acanthochromis polyacanthus isolate Apoly-LR-REF ecotype Palm Island chromosome 1, KAUST_Apoly_ChrSc, whole genome shotgun sequence genome encodes:
- the dact1 gene encoding dapper homolog 1 produces the protein MLLSGSSRRDPGGRGRAAAAADSDAAERQRSVRERLEATVSGLGELDFLRQRQELLVRAALEEEDERRRRELSSEEKLLEENILLLRKQLNCLRRRDAGLISQLQELDRQISDLRLDTEASHDQLETDSRPSSGFYELSDGASGSLSNSSNSVFSECFCSTADTDGRLPSTDELAGCLECDGLLGGLCDDLSSSATVRRSLSAPQPTVDADAQSKYHCDLVARNGSDVYRYPSPLHAVAVQSPAFLQVLGHGRDEAGGEGLKTETCPPPVSAPPVPQSSSWPASFSQTPPLRRLDSYIFSLLQRRAQPIRTSRPRTSISTDPSKSILRQASLCIRQVSNPGSSSGSGLGSEVKPCWPTGGASGDFAASSPQRSVEVKGDEQEPPSVDVMPNGFQISSNDTASPRTNKDMNTSSLLRTKSKGLLPQAAASTATLPKDFRGLSTPRANSSPKQPCCPPAQELLPLINKTQAGTPKNNPRPEAGEQQVAELASLGSSSQSPDEAAGSHLVNSRYVPAQQHAIKVRKGGSKNVKTVKVKTSRTSERSDLPSERRADKSQRSKKPRLLDDGGSTHIKVSKRGASSRMKCLPASIPEGRVLDRHTGSVRSGSSKHHHHGNHHHYSSNHHHHHHHHHHHNGRDQVVVVAKPKHKRNDYRRLRAIMEMPYDEAFRRAQRRQRKELLSISAANGYPSSPYAYAAGSDSEYSAECASLFHSTIVETSEDERSNYTMNCFGDSESSEEEDVEESTATSDTEESGGGGMGRGRGQLGAAGVRAAGQEATQAKAFVKIKASHNLKKKILRFRSGSLKLMTTV, from the exons ATGCTGCTGTCCGGCTCCTCCCGGAGGGACCCCGGGGGCCGCGGCAGAGCGGCGGCGGCTGCGGACTCGGACGCTGCGGAGCGGCAGCGGTCGGTCCGGGAGCGGCTGGAGGCCACCGTGTCCGGCCTCGGGGAGCTGGACTTCCTGCGGCAGCGGCAGGAGCTGCTGGTCCGGGCGgcgctggaggaggaggatgagcgGCGGCGGAGGGAGCTGAGCTccgaggagaagctgctggaggaaAATATCCTGCTGCTTCGGAAACAGCTG AACTGTCTGAGGAGGAGGGACGCTGGACTCATCAGCCAGTTACAGGAACTGGACCGACAGATCAGCGACCTGCGATTGGACACTGAGGCGTCACATGACCAGCTGGAGACGGACAGCAGACCCAGTTCAG GTTTCTACGAGCTGAGTGACGGAGCGTCCGGTTCGTTGTCCAACTCGTCCAACTCGGTCTTCAGCGAGTGTTTCTGCTCGACAGCCGACACTGACGGACGCCTCCCCTCCACAG aTGAGCTGGCCGGCTGTTTGGAGTGCGACGGGCTGCTGGGAGGACTCTGCGATGATTTGTCCTCCTCAGCTACAGTCCGCCGCTCGCTGTCGGCTCCTCAGCCCACCGTGGACGCCGACGCCCAGTCCAAGTATCACTGCGACCTGGTGGCCAGAAACGGCAGCGACGTCTACCGCTACCCGAGCCCGCTGCACGCCGTGGCCGTCCAAAGCCCCGCCTTCCTGCAGGTGTTGGGTCACGGCAGAGACGAGGCTGGAGGTGAAGGTCTGAAAACAGAAACCTGCCCTCCtcctgtttcagctcctccGGTACCACAGAGCTCCTCCTGGCCCGCCTCCTTCTCCCAGACTCCTCCCCTGAGGCGACTTGACAGCTACATCTTCAGTCTGCTGCAGCGCCGAGCCCAACCCATCAGAACCAGCCGGCCCAGAACCAGCATCAGCACCGACCCCTCCAAGAGCATCCTGAGGCAGGCCAGTCTCTGCATAAGGCAGGTGTCGAATCCTGGTtctagttctggttctggtttagGGTCTGAAGTTAAACCCTGCTGGCCGACTGGAGGAGCATCAGGAGACTTTGCTGCTTCGTCTCCTCAGAGGTCTGTGGAGGTTAAAGGTGACGAACAGGAGCCTCCGAGTGTCGACGTGATGCCAAACGGCTTCCAGATCAGCAGTAATGACACCGCCTCCCCTCGCACCAATAAGGACATGAACACGAGCAGCCTCCTGAGGACGAAGAGCAAAGGGCTTCTTCCTCAAGCAGCAGCATCCACGGCGACGCTGCCCAAAGACTTCAGGGGACTGAGCACGCCCAGAGCTAACTCCTCCCCCAAGCAGCCATGTTGCCCCCCAGCGCAGGAGCTGCTACCTCTGATCAATAAAACCCAGGCAGGTACTCCGAAGAACAACCCCAGACCAGAGGCAGGTGAGCAGCAGGTGGCGGAGCTCGCTAGTCTGGGCTCCTCCTCCCAGAGTCCGGATGAAGCAGCAGGAAGTCACCTGGTTAACAGCAGGTACGTCCCCGCCCAGCAGCACGCCATCAAGGTCCGCAAGGGAGGAAGCAAGAACGTCAAGACGGTCAAGGTGAAGACGAGTCGGACGTCTGAGCGCAGCGATCTGCCGTCAGAGAGAAGAGCTGATAAATCCCAGCGCTCTAAAAAGCCCCGCCTCCTGGACGATGGAGGCTCCACCCACATTAAGGTCTCCAAGAGAGGCGCTTCGTCCAGAATGAAATGCCTCCCTGCATCCATCCCAGAGGGACGAGTGCTGGACAGACATACCGGCAGCGTACGATCCGGTTCATCCAAGCACCATCACCATGGAAACCACCACCACTACAGCAGtaaccaccaccatcatcatcatcaccaccatcatcacaaCGGACGCGACCAAGTCGTGGTCGTCGCCAAGCCAAAACACAAGCGCAATGATTACCGGCGGTTACGTGCGATCATGGAGATGCCATATGACGAGGCGTTCAGGCGCGCTCAACGGCGGCAAagaaaggagctgctcagcatctctgctgCCAACGGTTACCCCAGCAGTCCGTACGCTTACGCTGCAGGAAGCGACTCAGAGTACTCAGCCGAATGCGCATCGTTGTTTCACTCCACCATCGTGGAGACCAGTGAGGACGAGCGGTCCAACTACACCATGAACTGCTTCGGAGATAGCGAGTCCagcgaggaggaggatgtggagGAGAGCACGGCCACCAGCGACACTGAGGAGAGCGGCGGCGGCGGGATGGGCAGGGGGCGGGGCCAATTAGGGGCGGCCGGCGTCAGGGCAGCGGGGCAGGAGGCGACTCAGGCGAAGGCCTTCGTCAAGATCAAAGCGTCTCACAACCTGAAGAAGAAGATCCTGAGGTTCAGGTCGGGGTCGCTGAAGCTCATGACCACCGTCTGA